A stretch of Faecalibacterium duncaniae DNA encodes these proteins:
- a CDS encoding LytR/AlgR family response regulator transcription factor has protein sequence MRIAIVDDLDTERTLLKERLVRQLSQRGADAEILEFDSGEAFLAAEKEQRFTAAFLDIYMNGLSGMDAAKELRKTDADCLLVFTTTSTDHALEGFQVRAFHYLVKPFSEAELSGLLDEMLAKLPRPEPVLTVKVDGSDIHLRYRDIISAEHFAHIINIRTTAGKTLAMRQSFKAFTEPLKKDPRFFVCGRGTIINMENAADFQAAAFCMTDGSRVYVSQELLKAARQAFMEFLLQRGRVG, from the coding sequence ATGAGGATCGCAATCGTCGATGACCTTGATACCGAGCGCACACTGCTGAAGGAGCGCTTGGTGCGGCAGCTGAGTCAGCGCGGCGCAGATGCAGAAATTTTAGAGTTTGACAGCGGGGAAGCCTTTCTGGCGGCAGAAAAAGAGCAGCGCTTTACCGCCGCATTTCTGGATATTTACATGAATGGTTTAAGCGGCATGGACGCGGCAAAGGAACTTCGGAAAACAGACGCAGACTGTCTTCTGGTTTTTACCACCACCTCGACAGACCATGCACTCGAGGGGTTTCAGGTACGGGCATTTCATTATTTGGTCAAGCCCTTTTCAGAGGCCGAGTTGTCCGGTCTGTTGGATGAAATGCTCGCAAAACTCCCCCGCCCGGAGCCGGTTTTGACGGTGAAGGTGGATGGCAGCGACATCCATTTGCGCTATCGTGATATCATATCCGCCGAGCATTTCGCCCACATCATCAATATCCGCACCACTGCCGGCAAAACGCTTGCCATGCGCCAGAGTTTCAAGGCGTTCACAGAGCCGCTCAAAAAGGACCCGCGCTTTTTTGTTTGTGGCCGCGGTACGATCATCAATATGGAGAATGCTGCCGATTTTCAGGCTGCCGCCTTCTGTATGACGGACGGCAGCCGCGTCTATGTCAGTCAGGAGCTTTTGAAAGCCGCCCGACAGGCGTTTATGGAATTTCTGCTGCAAAGGGGGCGTGTGGGTTGA
- a CDS encoding sensor histidine kinase, translating to MKDVLRPILELTVVFPGLLLAYFPVRSYLKQSSAKLAVWEVPLLFGLCLGGGLLCYHFGLSTAFPLLLITFVTIFLYLKTLRLSLWKSGTIALAVCAVFACLNSLSRAVGTAITIRLQLPPDKPWFCFSACIFYNVICWLITAAAYYPATHAVRAMVEDDNFAQTWYVFWVLPLVFILLNLFITPRYQITLRIGRVLQVYIVMSIALLFLLFLFNTIFLLMANSLNRNARLQQENQFLSMQQQRYESLKAAIEEARQARHDMRHQLNQISALAETGDLDGLKAYLAKTAARIPDLDMNFCENRAADSVAGYYCALAKREGVPFCAKLDLPQVLPVDEIDLCLVLSNLLENAFEASLRTAPARRKIEVTAYVHAERLLLVEVENAFDGEVNEKSGLFRSSKRKENGIGIQSVQHIAEKTGGASTFTHQNGVFSAKVMLCGEKQPPETADSTTEL from the coding sequence TTGAAGGATGTTCTGCGCCCGATCCTGGAGCTTACCGTTGTGTTTCCCGGCCTGCTGCTCGCGTATTTTCCGGTGCGCTCCTATCTGAAGCAGTCTTCCGCAAAGCTTGCGGTATGGGAGGTGCCGCTGCTGTTCGGGCTTTGCCTTGGCGGCGGGCTGCTTTGCTATCATTTCGGTCTCTCGACCGCGTTCCCCTTGCTGCTCATAACGTTTGTGACAATTTTCCTGTATCTCAAAACGCTGCGGCTCTCTCTCTGGAAATCCGGGACCATCGCGCTGGCGGTCTGCGCGGTATTTGCGTGCCTGAATAGCTTGTCCCGCGCCGTTGGTACGGCGATAACGATCCGGCTGCAGCTGCCGCCGGACAAGCCGTGGTTCTGTTTTAGCGCCTGCATTTTTTATAACGTGATCTGCTGGCTGATCACTGCCGCAGCCTATTATCCCGCCACCCACGCAGTACGCGCGATGGTGGAGGATGACAATTTTGCGCAGACGTGGTATGTGTTCTGGGTACTGCCGCTGGTGTTCATCCTGCTGAATCTTTTTATAACCCCGCGCTACCAGATAACGCTCCGTATAGGGCGGGTCTTGCAGGTCTACATCGTTATGAGCATCGCACTTTTGTTCCTGCTGTTCTTGTTCAATACAATTTTCCTGCTGATGGCAAACAGCCTTAACCGGAATGCGAGGTTGCAGCAGGAAAATCAGTTTCTTTCCATGCAGCAGCAGCGCTATGAAAGCCTGAAAGCCGCCATTGAAGAAGCCCGGCAGGCGCGGCACGATATGCGCCACCAGCTGAATCAGATCTCCGCACTGGCAGAAACAGGAGATCTGGACGGCCTGAAAGCCTACCTTGCAAAAACTGCCGCCCGGATCCCGGATCTGGACATGAATTTCTGCGAAAACCGTGCGGCAGATAGTGTCGCAGGCTATTATTGCGCCCTTGCAAAGCGTGAGGGTGTTCCCTTTTGTGCCAAACTCGACTTACCACAGGTGCTTCCTGTGGACGAGATTGATCTGTGTCTGGTGCTGTCTAATCTTCTGGAAAACGCATTCGAAGCCAGCCTGCGCACCGCACCCGCCCGGCGCAAGATCGAGGTCACCGCGTATGTCCATGCCGAGCGGCTTCTTTTGGTCGAAGTGGAAAACGCATTTGACGGTGAAGTCAACGAAAAAAGCGGGCTCTTCCGCTCGTCCAAGCGAAAGGAAAACGGGATCGGCATCCAGTCTGTCCAGCATATTGCAGAAAAGACCGGCGGTGCAAGCACATTTACCCATCAGAATGGCGTTTTCTCTGCCAAGGTCATGCTTTGTGGAGAAAAGCAGCCGCCAGAGACCGCAGACAGCACCACGGAGTTGTAG
- a CDS encoding DEAD/DEAH box helicase family protein encodes MSNFSYLSTHPEYSLFANSAIEAEKVFSTSPAMCAVGCRKALELAVKWVYAADKTITMPYKDNLQSLLHEPSFRFAVDRDVWSVLPSIVKAGNLAVHTGHSVSAADAVFSLRGLFDFIQWVDYCYGTDYVERSFDETAIPGEKVTLDEKKIREQESLLTQKDAELEALRKQVESLSAAYTASKQQNQQSRSFTAADLTEAETRQKIIDIDLKAMGWKFTGPDADVRTEYEVDNMNGALGQKGYADYVLMGKDGLPLAVIEAKRSTKDPNIGRKQAQLYADCLEQKFGRRPMLFTTNGYTTYFWDEQSGPQRAVSGVFCKDDLQKLMNRRTEKKPLDTIEIDDKITDRYYQKNAIRAVCAHIAQGFRRNLLVMATGTGKTRTASSLTDVLSRGGHVTNVLFLADRTALVKQAKDDFKKYLPDQSLCNLCSSKDDKAARIVLSTYPTMLNAIDNAKTKDGVPLFSPAHFDLIIVDESHRSIFKKYRAIFDYFDAILVGLTATPKTDVDRNTYDFFEMEHGIPTYAYDYDTAVYTDHVLVPYYNYEVKTKFTEEGIHYDQLSPEDKARYEDDFAEDDTLPTFIPSEKLNKFIFNANTVDTVLQDLMERGIQTAGGDRIGKTIIFAQNKRHAEFIRERFGKLYPQLETQYPGFIQRVVCDDAYAQSIIDDFKQPDKPPFIAVSVDMMDTGIDVPECVNLVLFKKVRSKTKFWQMIGHGTRLCPSLACVDAIDGEYTGKRRFLIFDYCGNFEFFRQKPNGYESADTKSLSESIFCKQVRIAAALQDGAYADEKYQNWRKILTETCRAEVGALNPELVSVRLHRQAVEHYQKPGAFVSLTETDKGTLMKEVAPLISLDDKDEAAKRFDNFVYGLLLCELEGLPGLGRAQKQLRNTAAMLEGKATIPQVQAKLSLIREVQTDEFLTSHDLLRFEEMRQELRELIKFLVDGVEGQKPVYTALADPVLEQTEGKTLDPGYDFGEYRERVNRYIMEHRSDTLAIHKLTQNIPLSRGDYTELEHIFTCELGSKEDYAREFRDTPFGLLVRKVAKLDHDAAMQAFSKFINDESLNAKQIAFVRKVIHYIEQNGYVESKAVLMKPPFDQPILFTRLFDGKTGSELMDTINSVKENATHVTA; translated from the coding sequence ATGTCCAACTTCTCCTATCTCTCCACCCATCCCGAATACTCCCTCTTCGCCAATTCTGCCATCGAGGCCGAGAAAGTGTTCTCCACCTCCCCGGCGATGTGCGCGGTGGGGTGCCGGAAGGCGTTGGAGCTGGCGGTGAAGTGGGTGTATGCGGCAGATAAAACCATCACGATGCCCTACAAGGACAACCTGCAATCCCTGCTGCACGAGCCGAGCTTCCGGTTCGCGGTGGACCGGGATGTGTGGAGCGTGCTGCCCAGCATCGTGAAGGCGGGCAATCTGGCGGTACATACGGGGCATAGTGTGTCGGCGGCGGATGCAGTGTTCAGCCTGCGGGGGCTGTTCGACTTCATCCAGTGGGTGGATTACTGCTACGGCACGGACTATGTGGAGCGCTCCTTTGACGAAACAGCCATCCCCGGCGAAAAGGTAACGCTGGACGAAAAGAAGATCCGGGAACAGGAAAGCCTGCTGACCCAGAAGGATGCCGAGCTGGAAGCCCTGCGCAAGCAGGTGGAGAGCCTTTCGGCGGCGTACACAGCCAGCAAACAGCAGAACCAGCAGAGCCGCAGTTTTACCGCCGCCGACCTGACCGAGGCCGAGACGCGGCAGAAGATCATCGACATCGACCTCAAGGCCATGGGCTGGAAATTCACCGGGCCGGATGCCGATGTGCGCACCGAGTACGAAGTGGACAACATGAACGGCGCGCTGGGGCAGAAGGGCTATGCGGACTATGTGCTGATGGGCAAAGACGGCTTGCCGCTGGCGGTCATTGAAGCCAAGCGCAGCACCAAAGACCCCAACATCGGGCGCAAGCAGGCTCAGCTTTATGCAGACTGTCTGGAGCAGAAATTCGGCCGCCGTCCGATGCTGTTTACCACCAACGGCTACACCACCTATTTCTGGGATGAGCAGAGCGGCCCGCAGCGTGCTGTAAGCGGGGTGTTCTGCAAGGACGATTTACAGAAACTGATGAACCGCCGCACCGAGAAAAAGCCGCTGGACACCATTGAAATTGACGACAAAATCACCGACCGTTACTACCAGAAAAATGCCATCCGGGCTGTCTGCGCCCACATCGCGCAGGGCTTCCGGCGCAATCTGCTGGTCATGGCTACTGGCACGGGCAAGACCCGCACCGCATCCAGCCTGACCGATGTGCTGAGCCGGGGCGGTCATGTGACCAATGTGCTTTTTCTAGCCGACCGCACCGCGCTGGTCAAGCAGGCAAAGGACGACTTCAAAAAGTATCTGCCCGACCAGTCGCTGTGCAACCTATGCTCCTCTAAGGACGATAAGGCCGCGCGCATCGTGCTTTCCACCTATCCCACCATGCTCAACGCCATTGACAACGCCAAGACCAAGGACGGCGTGCCGCTGTTTTCGCCCGCCCACTTTGACCTTATCATCGTGGACGAGAGCCACCGCAGCATTTTCAAGAAATACCGCGCCATTTTTGATTATTTCGATGCGATTCTGGTGGGTCTGACCGCCACCCCGAAAACCGATGTAGACCGCAACACCTACGACTTTTTCGAGATGGAACACGGCATCCCCACCTACGCCTACGATTACGATACGGCGGTCTACACCGACCATGTGCTGGTGCCTTACTACAACTACGAGGTCAAGACGAAATTCACAGAAGAGGGCATCCACTACGACCAGCTTTCACCGGAGGATAAGGCCCGCTACGAGGACGATTTTGCCGAGGACGACACCCTGCCCACCTTTATCCCATCCGAAAAGCTGAACAAGTTCATCTTCAACGCCAACACCGTGGACACGGTGCTGCAAGATCTGATGGAACGGGGCATCCAGACGGCAGGCGGCGACCGCATCGGCAAGACCATCATCTTTGCCCAGAACAAGCGCCACGCGGAGTTTATCCGGGAACGCTTTGGCAAGCTCTACCCGCAGCTGGAGACCCAGTACCCGGGATTCATCCAGCGGGTGGTCTGCGATGATGCCTATGCGCAGTCCATCATTGACGACTTCAAACAGCCAGACAAGCCGCCGTTTATTGCGGTCTCGGTGGATATGATGGACACGGGCATCGATGTGCCGGAGTGCGTGAATCTGGTGCTCTTCAAAAAAGTACGCAGCAAAACGAAGTTCTGGCAGATGATCGGCCATGGTACACGGCTCTGCCCGTCCCTTGCCTGCGTGGATGCCATCGACGGCGAATATACGGGCAAACGGCGTTTTCTGATTTTCGACTACTGCGGCAACTTTGAATTTTTCCGTCAGAAACCCAACGGTTACGAGAGCGCGGACACCAAAAGCCTGTCCGAGAGCATTTTCTGCAAGCAGGTACGGATTGCCGCCGCGCTGCAGGATGGAGCCTATGCGGACGAAAAATACCAGAACTGGCGTAAAATTTTAACAGAAACCTGCCGTGCCGAAGTGGGAGCGCTGAACCCGGAACTGGTATCCGTGCGGCTGCACCGACAGGCCGTGGAACACTATCAAAAGCCGGGAGCCTTTGTCAGCCTGACCGAAACGGACAAGGGTACTCTGATGAAAGAGGTGGCACCGCTCATCTCGCTGGACGACAAAGATGAAGCCGCCAAGCGGTTCGATAACTTTGTGTATGGCTTGCTGCTCTGTGAACTGGAAGGTCTGCCGGGGCTGGGCCGCGCCCAGAAACAGCTGCGCAATACAGCGGCAATGCTGGAAGGGAAGGCTACCATCCCGCAGGTGCAGGCAAAGCTGTCCCTCATTCGGGAGGTGCAGACAGACGAATTTTTGACCTCGCACGATCTGCTCCGCTTTGAGGAAATGCGGCAGGAACTGCGGGAGCTTATCAAGTTTCTGGTGGACGGTGTAGAAGGGCAAAAGCCTGTCTACACGGCCCTTGCCGACCCGGTACTGGAACAGACTGAGGGCAAAACGCTGGATCCCGGCTACGATTTTGGCGAGTACCGGGAACGTGTGAACCGCTACATCATGGAGCACCGCAGCGATACGCTGGCCATCCACAAGCTGACCCAGAACATTCCGCTTTCCCGGGGTGACTATACCGAGCTGGAACATATCTTCACCTGTGAGCTGGGCAGCAAAGAGGACTATGCACGGGAGTTTCGGGATACACCCTTTGGTCTGCTGGTGCGTAAAGTGGCAAAGCTGGACCACGATGCTGCCATGCAGGCATTTTCCAAATTTATCAATGACGAATCGCTGAATGCAAAGCAGATCGCGTTTGTTCGGAAGGTCATTCATTACATTGAGCAGAACGGTTATGTGGAAAGCAAAGCGGTTCTGATGAAACCACCCTTTGACCAGCCCATTCTGTTTACCCGCCTGTTTGATGGCAAAACAGGCAGTGAACTGATGGATACGATCAATTCGGTGAAAGAGAATGCCACCCATGTGACCGCATAA
- a CDS encoding response regulator, whose translation MYRIAVLTNSRAQEAFWAEQILQFCAEHCLFPQMDCYHDQESFFEAARCDPLTNAVIALPGVDGLNAVEHLRALCPQTRVIWCSDLNFSLHAFRLRADYFLLEPVTEAALRQGFCIWLDQKNPAEQRRPDRNEHNKENDL comes from the coding sequence GTGTATCGAATCGCCGTGCTGACAAACAGCAGGGCGCAGGAAGCTTTTTGGGCAGAGCAGATCTTGCAGTTCTGCGCCGAGCATTGTTTATTTCCCCAAATGGACTGTTACCACGATCAGGAAAGCTTTTTTGAAGCCGCACGCTGCGATCCGCTGACAAATGCCGTGATCGCCCTGCCGGGGGTGGATGGATTGAATGCAGTAGAGCATCTGCGCGCGCTTTGTCCCCAAACACGCGTTATCTGGTGCAGCGATCTGAATTTTTCGCTCCATGCCTTCCGGCTGCGTGCAGACTACTTTCTGCTGGAGCCAGTGACCGAAGCCGCTTTGCGGCAGGGTTTTTGCATCTGGCTGGATCAAAAAAATCCGGCAGAGCAGCGCCGACCTGACCGCAACGAACACAACAAGGAGAACGACTTATGA
- a CDS encoding glycerophosphodiester phosphodiesterase, whose translation MTTPQIIAHRGASYLAPENTLVAFRKAMEIGADGVEMDVQKTYDNELVIHHDYMVDMHTDISGQIYDLTMGELKALDFGSWKDAIYANERIATLQEALELCAGMEGTQVQLELKSPLEDDPDFVPRVLDAVRAAGLTDRLTLISFHHSQLRQAKQLMPELKVGALTYGAFLSMVLPPPVVWKDLGLVNSMDEPFSEENCIDLRNNLIYRTVADKVDMLRANFPGETVEQVIGHLEEQADVAAYIKTLDFPVDIVSCEYHTAYSNPELVNQLHAMGIQAAFWTVDTQDAVRSLLPLGPDCIVTNRPDRVREWVNAEMRK comes from the coding sequence ATGACGACACCCCAAATCATTGCGCACCGCGGTGCATCCTATCTGGCCCCTGAGAACACGCTGGTCGCCTTCCGCAAGGCGATGGAGATTGGCGCGGACGGCGTGGAAATGGATGTACAGAAGACCTACGACAACGAGCTGGTCATCCACCACGACTATATGGTGGACATGCACACCGACATCTCCGGCCAGATCTACGACCTGACCATGGGCGAGCTGAAGGCTCTGGATTTCGGCAGCTGGAAAGATGCCATCTACGCCAACGAGAGGATCGCCACGCTGCAGGAAGCGCTGGAGCTCTGCGCCGGCATGGAGGGCACCCAGGTACAGCTGGAACTGAAAAGCCCACTGGAGGACGACCCCGACTTTGTGCCCCGGGTGCTGGATGCAGTCCGCGCCGCCGGGCTCACCGATCGGCTCACCCTCATCTCCTTCCACCACTCTCAGCTGCGGCAGGCAAAGCAGCTGATGCCCGAGCTGAAGGTAGGCGCGCTGACCTACGGCGCCTTCCTCAGCATGGTGCTGCCTCCGCCGGTGGTGTGGAAGGATCTGGGTCTTGTGAACAGCATGGACGAGCCCTTCAGCGAGGAAAACTGCATCGACCTGCGGAACAATCTCATCTACCGCACGGTGGCCGACAAGGTCGATATGCTCCGTGCCAACTTCCCCGGCGAGACCGTGGAGCAGGTCATCGGCCATCTGGAGGAGCAGGCGGATGTGGCTGCCTACATCAAAACGCTGGATTTCCCCGTGGATATCGTCAGCTGCGAGTATCACACCGCCTATTCCAACCCCGAGCTTGTGAACCAGCTCCACGCCATGGGCATCCAGGCCGCGTTCTGGACCGTGGACACCCAGGACGCAGTCCGTTCCCTGCTGCCCCTTGGCCCTGACTGCATCGTCACCAACCGGCCTGACCGCGTGCGGGAATGGGTGAATGCGGAAATGAGGAAATAA